The following proteins are encoded in a genomic region of Bernardetia sp. MNP-M8:
- a CDS encoding UvrD-helicase domain-containing protein: MLFSIYRSSAGSGKTYTLTKEYIKIALASPNPELLGEFDVHYYRHILAVTFTNDAAKEMKQRIVSKLDAFSVLETAEEDSMFHDILKELKEEYPQIEITKDEIVRRSKALHQTILHHYSDFAVSTIDSFSKRIVQAFTKDLDLPPNFEIQLDIEEALEEAVSRMYYKIGERGDHHLSEVMKEFVLKETQDEKSWNVDRGLLDFGKIIFEEAKKHSVEKIKALTQTQLKMVKADYLTYIEKVENEVIPQAGDFGRILLNAFEENGLVAKDFHYSTRGIYNHVLTYATNEDKIKEEWDKQKPLNSYIANDGLKLNKWAAKATKGSSLEAIKELSPIIKDMILKIEALKNEYQEKYAYSRMMRRFIFQMMFLEEIASQIEYFKEKKNHVYLSEFNEKINKIVENEPVPYIFERIGEKFKHILIDEFQDTSKMQWHNLIPLVSNSLANGMRSMVVGDAKQAIYRWRSGDADLLVNLPNVPSADPDSMLAEHTDIFQEHANQQILGTNRRSDPNIVDFNNKLFHFIRKRFDSVCPDLSSHYAEVIQETVFKEGGHVSVRFVEKSSKDSQKIYQERTFEYCLDLVKNLLKQDYKLEDITILVRTNGMGAFLAEKFIEQKIPVISGDSLLLVSSKVVQTIINFMFLLQQPDDAPRKLEIIEFLENHLEQKYQSENPPFDLADEVNNEDEENFTKIIKEQFKKTLSMPVLRHLSLYEIAEELIRELELYRHHTEQLYIQKLLDVLFEFSRNKNDNLLDFLEHWERKKGRISISSPEGGAALRVMTIHKSKGLEFPIVIMPFADWSVKPRGSSQLWVEWEDNPIAPELSTMILSMRETMKDGIFSEDYKKEWSLNFIDAINNLYVGLTRPTEKLFILTKQVSKLEDKKPVKTKANDTTKEDNFGIDKVKDIADLLGLFLLREAGVKKINAQEYLLFEDNSNKKHKTKVNNKETLTIKELVSTEARNKIRVRKNNLRYDESYLTVEDFYDSRKDGLLMHYAFEKIFTINDTSKAVQSLISEGLIAEDERNSLETKMKNVMMLQQIAEFFRPDIDISQKENANNPNAYQILNEQEIIQKGNRRVLRPDRMMIKGDTAILIDYKTGQIDPKHQQQINGYATALYQMGKRKVRRFLVYTEKMKVIEVD, translated from the coding sequence ATGCTTTTTTCCATCTATCGTTCGTCAGCAGGTTCTGGCAAGACTTATACGCTTACCAAAGAATATATCAAAATTGCTTTGGCAAGTCCCAATCCAGAACTATTGGGCGAATTTGATGTGCATTATTACCGTCATATTTTGGCTGTAACTTTTACAAATGATGCAGCAAAGGAAATGAAACAGCGTATTGTGAGCAAATTGGATGCTTTTTCGGTTTTGGAAACGGCAGAGGAAGATTCGATGTTTCATGATATTTTGAAGGAATTGAAAGAAGAATATCCACAAATAGAAATTACAAAAGATGAGATTGTAAGGCGTTCGAAGGCATTGCATCAAACTATTTTACATCATTATTCCGATTTTGCAGTTTCTACGATTGATTCTTTTTCCAAACGAATTGTTCAGGCTTTTACCAAAGATTTGGATTTGCCTCCCAATTTTGAGATTCAATTAGACATTGAAGAAGCCTTAGAGGAAGCTGTCAGTCGAATGTATTATAAGATTGGAGAACGTGGCGACCATCATTTGAGCGAAGTCATGAAAGAATTTGTCTTGAAAGAAACACAAGATGAAAAAAGCTGGAACGTAGATAGAGGACTTTTAGATTTTGGGAAAATTATTTTTGAGGAAGCTAAAAAACATTCAGTAGAAAAAATCAAAGCTCTTACCCAAACACAGCTAAAGATGGTAAAAGCAGATTATCTAACCTATATCGAAAAGGTAGAAAATGAAGTTATTCCACAAGCAGGAGATTTTGGAAGGATTCTGTTAAATGCTTTCGAAGAAAATGGACTTGTGGCTAAAGATTTTCATTATTCTACTAGAGGAATTTATAATCATGTTCTGACGTATGCTACCAATGAAGATAAAATAAAAGAAGAGTGGGATAAACAAAAACCTCTTAATTCTTATATCGCTAATGATGGGTTGAAGCTCAATAAATGGGCTGCAAAAGCAACAAAAGGCTCAAGTTTGGAAGCAATTAAAGAACTTTCTCCTATTATTAAGGATATGATTCTGAAAATTGAAGCTTTAAAAAATGAATATCAAGAAAAATATGCATACAGCCGAATGATGCGACGTTTTATTTTTCAGATGATGTTTTTAGAGGAAATAGCAAGTCAAATTGAATATTTTAAAGAAAAGAAAAATCATGTTTATTTGAGTGAATTCAATGAAAAAATTAATAAAATAGTTGAAAATGAACCTGTTCCGTATATTTTTGAAAGGATTGGAGAAAAATTCAAGCATATTCTAATAGATGAATTTCAAGATACTTCAAAGATGCAATGGCATAATTTGATTCCTTTGGTTTCCAATAGTTTGGCAAACGGAATGCGTAGTATGGTGGTTGGAGATGCCAAACAGGCAATTTATCGCTGGCGAAGTGGAGATGCTGACCTTTTGGTAAACTTGCCAAATGTTCCAAGCGCAGACCCAGATTCTATGCTTGCCGAACATACCGATATTTTTCAAGAACACGCCAATCAGCAAATTTTAGGTACAAATCGTCGTAGCGACCCCAATATTGTAGATTTTAATAATAAATTATTTCATTTTATAAGAAAGCGTTTTGATTCTGTTTGTCCAGATTTGTCTTCGCATTATGCTGAGGTAATTCAAGAAACTGTCTTTAAAGAAGGTGGGCATGTATCCGTTCGTTTTGTAGAAAAAAGTAGTAAAGACTCTCAAAAAATCTATCAAGAACGTACTTTTGAGTATTGTTTGGACTTAGTTAAAAATCTTTTAAAACAAGATTATAAGTTAGAAGACATTACCATTTTAGTCAGAACAAATGGAATGGGAGCATTTTTGGCAGAAAAATTTATCGAACAAAAAATCCCTGTTATTTCAGGAGATTCTTTGCTTTTAGTTTCTTCAAAAGTGGTTCAGACAATTATTAATTTTATGTTTTTGTTGCAACAACCTGATGATGCACCCCGAAAACTAGAAATTATTGAGTTTTTAGAAAATCATTTGGAACAGAAATATCAATCTGAAAATCCTCCTTTTGATTTGGCTGATGAAGTAAATAATGAAGACGAAGAGAATTTTACCAAAATCATAAAAGAACAGTTCAAAAAAACACTTTCAATGCCTGTTCTTCGCCATCTTTCACTTTATGAAATTGCAGAAGAACTCATTAGAGAATTAGAACTCTATCGTCATCATACCGAACAACTTTATATTCAAAAATTACTTGATGTGTTGTTTGAATTTAGTCGAAACAAGAATGATAATTTACTAGACTTTTTGGAACATTGGGAGCGCAAAAAAGGAAGAATTTCTATTTCTTCCCCTGAAGGTGGAGCTGCTTTGCGTGTCATGACGATTCATAAAAGTAAAGGTTTGGAGTTTCCTATCGTGATTATGCCTTTTGCAGATTGGAGTGTAAAACCGAGAGGTTCTAGTCAGCTTTGGGTAGAATGGGAAGACAATCCGATTGCTCCTGAGCTTTCAACTATGATTTTGTCGATGCGTGAAACTATGAAAGATGGAATTTTTTCAGAAGATTACAAAAAAGAATGGTCACTGAATTTTATTGATGCCATTAATAATTTGTATGTCGGTCTGACACGTCCTACCGAAAAGTTGTTCATTCTGACAAAACAAGTTTCCAAATTGGAAGATAAGAAGCCAGTCAAAACAAAAGCAAATGATACTACAAAAGAAGATAATTTTGGAATTGATAAGGTCAAAGATATTGCTGATTTATTAGGATTATTTCTCTTAAGAGAAGCAGGTGTTAAGAAAATTAATGCTCAAGAATATTTACTTTTTGAAGATAACTCAAACAAAAAGCACAAAACAAAAGTTAATAATAAGGAAACGCTCACTATAAAAGAACTCGTCAGTACAGAAGCTAGAAATAAAATCAGAGTCAGAAAAAACAATCTGCGCTATGATGAAAGCTACCTAACAGTAGAAGATTTTTATGATTCTAGGAAAGATGGTCTTTTAATGCACTATGCTTTTGAAAAAATTTTTACAATTAATGATACTTCAAAAGCAGTTCAAAGCCTTATTAGTGAAGGGCTTATTGCAGAAGATGAGCGAAACAGCTTAGAAACCAAAATGAAAAATGTCATGATGCTGCAACAGATTGCAGAATTTTTTCGTCCTGATATTGATATTTCTCAAAAAGAGAACGCAAACAATCCGAATGCGTATCAAATCTTAAACGAACAAGAAATTATTCAAAAGGGAAATCGTAGAGTCTTACGTCCTGACCGTATGATGATAAAAGGCGATACTGCCATTCTTATCGATTACAAAACGGGACAGATAGACCCCAAACATCAACAACAAATCAATGGTTATGCAACTGCTCTCTATCAAATGGGCAAACGCAAAGTCAGACGTTTTTTGGTTTATACTGAAAAAATGAAAGTTATAGAAGTAGATTAA
- the mgtE gene encoding magnesium transporter has protein sequence MNFTLTQEYLDQFSEAAQTQNADFIISQTNILHSADISTILDELETDECHYILSLLPEQVRADIISDLDTDIRSDFLQTYEPSEVAEILDYADSDDAADILNELPIKMREEVIAYVEEPQDVMDLLHYDEDCAGGLMAKELVTANINWTVVQCVEEIRRQSENVEKIYSIYVIDDNNVLLGRVGIKKLVLNRSNTKVADIYEPDIISVYSYQDEEEVANIMQKYDLEAIPVINVNKQLLGRITIDDILDVITEQAEQDIQAMAGISEDVEEDDSVWVLSRARLPWLLIGMVGGMLGANFIGLFEEQLRIVPAMAFFIPLITATGGNVGIQSSTLVVQALADTGGLQESLWRRILKSFLVALINGFVIGVFVLGANVLLTKGDIVLSLVVSFALFCVVIIASIMGTITPLILNKFKVNPAVASGPFITTANDLLGLAIYFSIAKLLYSMAI, from the coding sequence TTGAATTTTACACTTACCCAAGAATATCTAGATCAATTTTCAGAGGCTGCACAAACTCAAAATGCAGATTTTATAATATCTCAAACTAACATTCTTCATTCGGCTGATATCTCAACTATCTTAGACGAACTAGAGACAGACGAATGTCATTATATTTTGAGTCTGCTTCCTGAACAAGTGCGTGCTGATATTATTAGTGATTTAGATACAGATATTCGTTCAGATTTTTTGCAAACTTATGAGCCTTCAGAGGTAGCAGAAATTTTGGATTATGCTGATTCTGATGATGCAGCAGATATTTTGAATGAACTTCCTATCAAGATGAGGGAAGAAGTCATTGCTTATGTGGAAGAGCCTCAAGATGTAATGGATTTATTGCATTATGATGAAGACTGTGCAGGTGGTTTAATGGCAAAAGAATTGGTTACAGCCAATATAAATTGGACAGTGGTGCAGTGTGTAGAAGAAATACGAAGACAATCTGAGAATGTAGAAAAAATTTATTCAATTTATGTAATTGATGATAATAATGTTCTTTTAGGAAGAGTAGGAATAAAAAAATTAGTTTTGAATCGTAGCAATACTAAAGTGGCTGACATTTATGAGCCTGATATTATCTCAGTTTATTCTTATCAAGATGAGGAAGAAGTAGCGAATATTATGCAAAAGTATGATTTAGAAGCTATTCCTGTAATCAATGTTAATAAACAACTTTTGGGTAGAATTACGATTGATGATATTTTAGATGTAATAACCGAACAAGCCGAACAAGATATTCAGGCAATGGCAGGTATTTCAGAAGATGTAGAAGAAGATGACAGTGTATGGGTGCTTTCTCGTGCCAGACTGCCTTGGCTTTTGATTGGAATGGTAGGAGGAATGTTGGGGGCAAATTTTATAGGTCTTTTTGAAGAACAGTTAAGAATTGTTCCTGCTATGGCATTTTTTATTCCTCTAATTACTGCAACAGGTGGAAACGTAGGTATTCAGTCTTCTACTTTAGTAGTACAAGCTCTAGCAGACACAGGAGGTTTGCAAGAAAGTTTGTGGAGACGAATTTTAAAATCCTTTTTGGTTGCTCTTATCAATGGTTTTGTAATTGGTGTTTTTGTTTTGGGAGCAAATGTTCTTCTTACAAAAGGTGATATTGTTCTTTCTTTGGTAGTGTCTTTTGCTCTTTTTTGTGTCGTTATTATTGCTTCTATTATGGGAACTATAACACCACTTATTTTGAATAAATTTAAAGTAAATCCTGCTGTAGCTTCTGGGCCTTTTATCACAACAGCCAATGACCTTTTAGGATTGGCTATTTATTTTTCAATAGCTAAACTACTCTATTCAATGGCTATTTGA
- a CDS encoding chloride channel protein: MPNFFSTYSDKLHNLFLRYSKKLNGNIIRFLIWKSEYLSDKNFLLVVSILIGVLAGMAAMFLRTTVLWVEHYLASSSQFSESYNYGLLIYPTIGLLITAFLSNVVFKTDFGHGFTDILYSISKKDGKIDFSNIYSRMLGAIFTVGFGGSAGLEAPIVMSGGAIGSNVSTAMLFAKKKRILLIACGVAGTIAAIFDAPIGGVIFAAEVILFDVSIANIVPILLASVAAKLTALVLGGDDALFTFRLKDAFQTIDVPYCIVLGILCGFLSLYFMEVVKRINKLANKIPNPYLKALIGGLFLSTLIVVFPPVYGEGTMLLKSLLSGSEIVIFANSIIFKELPPQALFLGYVLVMLLFKCVASAITIAAGGSGGTFAPSLFLGGVLGFTFARVINILGWESLSESNFILFGMCAAICGVQYAPLAAIFLIAELTGGYELFVPLMLTSAITYITVTYFEPYSPYIRELVAQGDIIKGDQDKKVLSKLKINKLIEKDFKTLPEKGTLKDLVNVIKLSHRNLFPVLNEEKEFVGMIMLNDVRKLMFEAEKYEIIALRDLMQRPSEIVEYGETMDTVMKKFESSQAWNLPVIKNGKYLGFVSKSNIFNKYREGMQEENEEVW, translated from the coding sequence TTGCCTAATTTTTTTTCAACTTATTCTGACAAATTACATAACTTATTTCTTCGTTATTCCAAAAAATTAAACGGAAACATTATTCGTTTTTTGATTTGGAAAAGTGAATATTTATCTGATAAAAATTTTTTGCTAGTTGTCAGTATTCTTATAGGAGTCTTAGCTGGTATGGCAGCCATGTTTTTACGTACAACTGTGCTATGGGTAGAACATTATTTGGCTTCTTCAAGTCAGTTTTCTGAAAGCTATAATTATGGTTTGCTTATTTATCCTACTATTGGATTACTTATAACAGCTTTTCTATCAAATGTAGTTTTTAAAACAGATTTTGGACACGGTTTTACTGATATTCTTTATTCTATTTCAAAGAAAGATGGAAAAATAGATTTCAGTAATATTTATTCTCGTATGTTAGGAGCAATTTTCACGGTAGGTTTTGGTGGTTCGGCTGGTTTGGAAGCTCCTATTGTTATGTCAGGTGGTGCTATTGGCTCAAATGTTTCTACAGCAATGCTTTTTGCCAAGAAAAAACGAATTTTATTGATTGCTTGTGGCGTTGCAGGTACGATTGCAGCTATTTTTGATGCACCTATTGGAGGAGTTATTTTCGCTGCCGAAGTAATTTTATTTGATGTCAGTATTGCCAATATTGTTCCTATCTTACTGGCTTCTGTGGCTGCGAAACTTACAGCTTTGGTTTTGGGTGGAGATGATGCTCTTTTTACATTTCGACTAAAAGATGCTTTTCAAACCATTGATGTTCCATATTGTATTGTTTTGGGAATTCTGTGTGGGTTTTTGTCGCTTTATTTTATGGAAGTAGTCAAAAGAATAAACAAATTAGCTAATAAAATACCTAATCCTTATTTAAAAGCTCTTATTGGAGGTTTATTTTTGTCTACCTTGATTGTTGTTTTTCCTCCTGTTTATGGAGAAGGAACAATGCTCTTGAAATCACTTTTGAGTGGAAGTGAAATAGTAATTTTTGCTAATAGTATTATCTTTAAAGAATTGCCCCCTCAAGCTCTGTTTTTAGGCTATGTTTTAGTTATGTTGTTGTTTAAATGTGTAGCTTCTGCTATCACGATTGCAGCAGGAGGAAGTGGAGGAACGTTTGCCCCTTCTTTATTTTTGGGAGGTGTTTTGGGTTTTACCTTTGCAAGAGTAATTAATATTTTAGGTTGGGAAAGTTTATCAGAAAGTAATTTTATTCTTTTTGGAATGTGTGCTGCTATTTGTGGTGTTCAATATGCGCCTTTAGCAGCTATATTTTTGATTGCAGAACTTACTGGTGGCTACGAATTATTTGTGCCTTTAATGCTTACATCTGCTATTACTTATATTACAGTTACCTATTTTGAACCTTACTCTCCTTATATTCGTGAGTTGGTTGCTCAAGGAGATATTATTAAAGGTGACCAAGATAAAAAAGTGCTTAGTAAGCTCAAAATCAATAAATTGATAGAGAAAGATTTTAAAACTCTTCCCGAAAAAGGAACATTAAAAGACCTTGTAAATGTAATCAAACTTAGCCATCGTAATTTATTTCCTGTTTTAAATGAAGAAAAAGAGTTTGTCGGAATGATAATGCTCAATGATGTTAGAAAACTGATGTTTGAAGCTGAAAAATATGAAATTATTGCTTTACGTGATTTGATGCAACGTCCTTCCGAAATTGTAGAATATGGAGAAACAATGGATACTGTTATGAAAAAATTTGAAAGTAGTCAGGCGTGGAATCTACCTGTTATCAAAAATGGAAAGTATTTAGGTTTTGTATCCAAATCAAATATTTTTAATAAATATAGAGAAGGAATGCAAGAAGAGAATGAAGAGGTTTGGTAA
- a CDS encoding cysteine desulfurase, protein MLTATKFDINKIREEFPILNQDIQGKALIYFDNAATTQKPKSVIDALSNYYLKINSNVHRGAHTLAERATEAFEQTRKSAQQFVNAPSEEQVIFTRGTTESINLVAQSYGRTFLKEGDEIIISSLEHHSNIVPWQIVASQTGAKIKVIPVFDNGELDMEAYQNLLSEKTKIVAVVHVSNALGTINPVKEIIQKAHEVGAKVVIDGAQASPHLEIDVQDLDVDFYALSGHKVYAPTGIGLLYGKRELLDAMPPYMGGGEMIKDVSFDVSTYNVLPYKFEAGTPNIADTVALRLAFEFVNNLTKSDIIAHEQMLLDYGTKQLSAIKGLKIIGTAKEKASVISFVVDGVHHYDMGLMLDANGIAIRTGHHCTQPLMKRLSLEGTARASFALYNTKEEIDIFAETLEMVIERLR, encoded by the coding sequence ATGCTTACTGCAACAAAATTCGACATAAATAAAATTAGAGAAGAATTCCCAATTCTCAATCAAGATATACAAGGCAAAGCATTAATTTATTTTGACAATGCAGCCACAACACAAAAGCCAAAGTCAGTGATTGATGCACTTTCAAATTATTATTTAAAGATAAATTCGAATGTTCATAGAGGAGCGCACACACTCGCAGAACGTGCCACAGAAGCCTTTGAGCAAACAAGGAAATCAGCACAACAATTCGTAAATGCTCCTTCTGAAGAGCAGGTCATTTTTACTCGTGGAACAACTGAAAGTATCAATTTGGTTGCTCAATCGTATGGCAGAACATTTTTGAAAGAAGGTGATGAAATTATTATTTCTAGCTTAGAACATCATTCTAATATTGTTCCTTGGCAAATTGTAGCTTCTCAAACAGGCGCAAAAATAAAAGTGATTCCTGTTTTTGATAATGGAGAATTGGATATGGAAGCCTATCAAAACTTACTTTCTGAAAAGACTAAAATTGTTGCAGTTGTTCACGTTTCGAATGCACTTGGAACAATCAATCCAGTAAAAGAAATTATCCAAAAGGCGCATGAAGTAGGTGCAAAAGTAGTCATTGACGGCGCACAGGCAAGTCCACATTTAGAAATTGATGTACAAGATTTGGATGTAGATTTTTATGCGCTTTCAGGTCATAAAGTCTATGCACCAACAGGAATTGGTCTTTTATATGGAAAAAGAGAACTTTTAGACGCAATGCCTCCGTATATGGGAGGAGGAGAAATGATAAAAGATGTTTCTTTTGATGTTTCTACATATAACGTACTGCCTTACAAATTTGAAGCAGGAACGCCAAATATTGCTGATACAGTTGCTTTGCGTTTGGCTTTTGAATTCGTAAATAATCTTACCAAAAGTGATATTATTGCTCACGAACAAATGCTTTTGGATTATGGAACAAAACAACTTTCTGCTATAAAAGGTCTAAAAATAATTGGAACAGCTAAAGAAAAAGCGAGTGTAATTTCTTTTGTTGTCGATGGTGTTCATCATTACGATATGGGTTTGATGCTTGATGCAAATGGAATTGCAATCCGAACAGGTCATCATTGTACTCAACCTCTTATGAAAAGATTGAGTTTAGAGGGAACAGCTCGTGCTTCTTTTGCACTCTACAATACTAAAGAAGAAATTGATATCTTTGCAGAAACACTTGAAATGGTTATTGAAAGACTTCGTTAA
- a CDS encoding MBL fold metallo-hydrolase yields MVITKSFNYEEVLGIKFGYQILGLPTLFTHIYFVDGLLIDTGQSNAKEKILAETKKLDIKQIFITHHHEDHTGNITGLQKQHNCKVFASNLCCQMMKNPPKISLAQKITWGNRPSQNHLSPIAESIETDNLSFQLIPIAGHASDMVALYEPSKKWLFSADLYINSYIDYFLENESILEQINSIKRILELDFEVMFCGHKPQLTNPKEKLNKKLNFLESSFNDVSTLYEKGYSANQIFKKLNLKENWFVRILSNGNLSKLNMIKSIVRDLENQKANSDYLYERK; encoded by the coding sequence ATGGTCATTACAAAATCATTCAACTATGAGGAAGTTTTAGGAATTAAATTTGGCTATCAAATTCTTGGGCTGCCTACTTTATTTACACATATTTATTTTGTAGATGGATTATTGATAGATACAGGACAAAGCAATGCAAAAGAAAAAATACTAGCAGAAACTAAAAAGCTAGACATAAAGCAAATATTTATTACGCATCATCATGAAGACCATACTGGAAATATTACAGGGCTGCAAAAACAGCATAATTGTAAAGTATTTGCTTCAAATTTATGTTGTCAGATGATGAAAAACCCTCCTAAAATTAGCCTTGCGCAAAAAATAACATGGGGAAATCGTCCTTCTCAAAATCACTTGAGTCCAATAGCTGAAAGTATAGAAACTGATAATTTGTCGTTCCAACTAATTCCTATAGCTGGACATGCTTCTGATATGGTTGCTTTGTATGAGCCTTCGAAAAAATGGTTATTTTCAGCAGATTTATATATTAATTCCTATATTGATTACTTTTTGGAGAATGAAAGTATTTTAGAGCAAATAAATTCTATAAAAAGAATTTTAGAGCTAGATTTTGAAGTAATGTTTTGTGGACATAAACCACAACTAACAAATCCAAAAGAGAAACTAAACAAAAAACTGAATTTCTTAGAATCATCTTTTAATGATGTTTCTACTCTTTATGAAAAAGGTTATTCAGCTAATCAGATATTTAAAAAATTAAACTTAAAAGAAAATTGGTTTGTCAGAATACTCTCTAATGGAAATTTATCTAAACTAAATATGATAAAATCAATAGTTAGAGATTTAGAAAATCAAAAAGCCAATTCCGATTACTTATATGAACGAAAATAA
- a CDS encoding 2-phosphosulfolactate phosphatase — protein MNENKKPTLEICLTPDAVSFIDLTGKIAVIVDIFRATSCMVAGLASGVTHVVPVASVEDALSYKSEGYVTAGERNGEKVEGFDIGNSPFEHMEQEFKKIVMTTTNGTQAIEAVKNTAEQVVIAAFLNLKAITSYLKSQNKDVVIVCAGWKGRFNAEDSLFAGALALKLKGNFWWEGDEILFSTHSYSSVKNNLSKILKHSSHYKRLKEHGVENDMDFCLEIDKFKNVPILKGNILENLAK, from the coding sequence ATGAACGAAAATAAAAAACCAACTTTAGAAATCTGTCTTACTCCTGATGCAGTTTCTTTTATAGATTTGACAGGAAAAATTGCTGTTATAGTAGATATTTTTAGAGCAACTTCATGTATGGTGGCAGGTTTGGCAAGTGGTGTAACTCATGTTGTTCCTGTAGCAAGTGTTGAGGATGCGCTAAGTTATAAATCAGAGGGGTACGTAACAGCAGGAGAAAGAAATGGAGAAAAAGTAGAAGGTTTTGATATTGGAAATTCTCCTTTCGAACACATGGAACAAGAATTTAAAAAAATCGTCATGACAACCACAAACGGAACACAAGCCATTGAAGCCGTAAAAAATACAGCCGAGCAGGTGGTCATTGCAGCTTTTTTGAATTTGAAAGCTATTACTTCTTATCTTAAATCTCAAAATAAAGATGTCGTAATTGTGTGTGCAGGTTGGAAAGGTCGTTTCAATGCCGAAGATTCTCTTTTTGCAGGTGCATTGGCTCTAAAACTGAAAGGTAATTTTTGGTGGGAAGGTGATGAAATTCTTTTTTCTACTCATTCTTATAGTTCTGTCAAAAATAATTTATCCAAAATACTGAAACACTCTTCTCATTATAAGCGACTTAAAGAACATGGAGTAGAAAATGACATGGATTTTTGTTTAGAAATTGATAAATTTAAAAATGTTCCTATCTTAAAAGGAAATATTTTAGAGAATTTAGCAAAATAA
- the truA gene encoding tRNA pseudouridine(38-40) synthase TruA, with the protein MRYFLEVAYEGTNYHGWQSQNNTPKTIQAIVEDGLSKILRTPTPIVGSGRTDTGVHCKKQFAHFDTENEINVVDLKYRMNSFLPPQIAILKVLPVTQTAHARFDAFLRTYHYHVILEKSPFLINHAHFHRKGLNDTSFEKMNQAAEYLLKHTNFESFSKVKTQVNNFECDISKAIWTKEGENNNGQSDYWRFTISANRFLRGMVRAVVGSLFLVGEGKIEINDFEKIILDKNRKSAGVSVPSQGLFLVDVKYPREIFL; encoded by the coding sequence ATGCGTTATTTTTTAGAAGTGGCTTACGAAGGCACGAATTATCATGGTTGGCAATCACAAAACAACACGCCAAAAACCATTCAGGCTATTGTTGAAGACGGTCTATCAAAAATTTTGAGAACACCAACTCCTATTGTCGGAAGTGGCAGAACAGATACAGGTGTTCATTGCAAAAAACAATTTGCTCATTTTGATACAGAGAATGAAATTAATGTAGTTGATTTGAAGTATAGAATGAATAGTTTTTTACCTCCTCAAATCGCTATTTTGAAAGTTCTTCCAGTTACTCAAACGGCACACGCTCGTTTTGATGCTTTTTTGAGAACTTATCATTATCATGTAATTCTTGAAAAAAGTCCGTTTTTGATAAATCATGCTCATTTTCACAGAAAAGGACTAAATGATACCAGTTTTGAGAAAATGAATCAAGCAGCCGAATATTTATTAAAACACACTAATTTTGAATCATTCAGTAAAGTAAAGACACAAGTAAATAACTTTGAGTGCGATATTAGTAAAGCTATTTGGACAAAAGAAGGCGAAAATAATAATGGGCAATCAGATTATTGGCGTTTTACCATTTCAGCAAATCGTTTTTTGAGAGGAATGGTTCGTGCTGTTGTGGGTTCGCTTTTTTTGGTGGGAGAAGGAAAAATAGAAATTAATGATTTTGAAAAAATTATTTTAGATAAAAATAGAAAGTCAGCAGGTGTTTCTGTTCCTTCGCAAGGACTTTTTTTGGTAGATGTAAAATATCCTAGAGAGATTTTTTTATAA